In Theileria parva strain Muguga chromosome 4 map unlocalized ctg_529, whole genome shotgun sequence, one DNA window encodes the following:
- the UVH3 gene encoding DNA repair protein Rad2: protein MGVHNLWDLLSATALPLRVESLFGKVCAIDGSFWISHCLASESNMRHGGDIVAVFFLRICYLLDRGIKPVFVFDGCSPFAKMKTLLRRKIAREKCETNHKLLAYKLLALQMKNSTRHNKPSTPDEARLPSEPPKIIFGGNNASVPDSVHVVSSDVRVDEDLNPDTDSVKNGFDLYLTDENAEKETIPNYDELLELFPDDSSDLTPKSVLFSNDTSDYYSKLGLGGDSNYEHEILAIKNAESLSNKSKYVLMNDVRDRFIQDDRDESIRLKDDIDEYSSYQIKSYIRGVKINNEIESFKAEVTKDMLNIEQLPTEANIGYSYNTKLGLDICNYNVYFDRKVMNNLDSEFDYSIKTEPNEEIECFNYKPKELVDKTLFETDDDIFGKELMDEINVKSSEPSQNSIKQVDFNASEHKTPVKRVQNNLSPIDITSSPEKIKSDSKVMDKSHNNYFLAVYSKYFKDLQLKDDKDLEPKIEDKVLEIKPTEEKEVDEDVSESEDDEYVTESSKLVGHEYTQPQSVSVTHKNPYYDDVHKLLEHFGVPYIVAPSEAESQCAYMNRSGKCYAVISDDSDSLVFGAKCLLKNFYNDKVFELYTLDRIRRELGIGRKQLALIAIICGCDYTTGVKGIGIVNALEVIKAYPTFDDLYDFRDWATNDCNLKSAVADECPIRKSYKIAHINYRVNWTFSPDFPNREAYNMFLNPSVTDNYKLQWSQPKMESLTSFMDRRSVLPLDQVKECLKILSIRKSQQFIMEDIMPEIRAKPFVKSALKNYRKTLNTNLSAFRKVVSDIRSKSKFNINTNMVYERNHTLSKIRSKRMKDSIKVIRRRGCKNYFND from the coding sequence ATGGGAGTACACAATTTATGGGATCTTTTATCAGCAACAGCTTTGCCGTTGAGAGTAGAGTCTCTATTTGGTAAGGTTTGCGCAATTGATGGAAGTTTTTGGATCAGCCACTGCCTAGCCTCAGAATCTAACATGAGGCATGGAGGAGATATAGTTGCTGTGTTCTTCTTAAGGATTTGTTACCTTCTAGACAGGGGAATTAAGCCCGTTTTCGTGTTTGACGGCTGTTCTCCATTTGCTAAAATGAAGACTCTTCTTAGGCGAAAAATAGCCAGAGAAAAATGCGAAACAAATCACAAATTGCTCGCATATAAGCTCCTTGCCCTACAAATGAAAAACTCGACCAGGCATAATAAACCAAGCACCCCTGATGAAGCTAGACTTCCTTCTGAACCTCccaaaattatttttggtGGTAATAATGCTTCTGTTCCTGATTCTGTGCACGTGGTTTCCTCCGACGTTCGTGTTGATGAGGATCTTAATCCCGACACAGATTCGGTAAAAAATGGGTTTGACCTCTATTTAACCGATGAAAACGCAGAAAAGGAAACCATTCCAAACTATGATGAACTCTTAGAACTTTTTCCAGATGATTCTTCGGATCTTACGCCTAAATCAGTTCTCTTCTCAAATGACACTTCAGACTATTACAGTAAACTAGGCTTGGGTGGTGACTCTAACTATGAACATGAGATTTTAGCGATTAAGAACGCTGAATCCTTATCAAATAAGTCTAAATACGTCCTCATGAATGACGTTAGAGATAGATTTATCCAGGACGACAGGGACGAATCGATAAGGCTTAAGGACGATATTGACGAGTATTCGAGCTACCAGATCAAATCTTACATTAGAGgcgttaaaattaataatgaaattgaaaGTTTTAAGGCAGAAGTGACTAAGGATATGCTAAACATAGAACAACTTCCAACTGAAGCAAATATAGGCTATAGTTACAACACAAAGCTTGGTCTTGATATCTGTAACTATAACGTATATTTTGACCGAAAAGTAATGAATAATCTTGATTCAGAATTTGACTATTCAATTAAAACAGAGCCAAATGAAGAAATTGAATGCTTTAACTATAAGCCTAAGGAACTCGTTGACAAGACGTTATTTGAAACTGACGATGATATTTTTGGTAAGGAACTGATGGATGAGATTAACGTAAAATCCTCAGAACCTTCACAAAATTCCATTAAACAAGTTGATTTTAACGCTTCAGAACATAAAACTCCAGTTAAACGTGttcaaaataatttatcgcCAATTGATATAACAAGCTCACCTGAGAAAATCAAATCAGATTCTAAAGTTATGGACAAATCacacaataattattttttagctGTTTAcagtaaatattttaaagatttACAGCTAAAAGATGATAAAGATTTAGAACCTAAAATAGAGGATAAAGTATTGGAGATTAAGCCTACAGAGGAAAAGGAAGTTGATGAGGATGTGAGTGAATCTGAAGATGATGAGTATGTTACAGAGAGTTCAAAGCTAGTTGGTCATGAGTATACACAGCCACAATCAGTATCAGTAACTCATAAAAACCCATATTACGATGATGTTCACAAGTTGCTAGAACACTTTGGAGTGCCATACATAGTGGCTCCATCAGAGGCTGAGTCTCAGTGTGCATACATGAACAGGAGTGGGAAGTGTTACGCAGTGATCTCAGACGACTCGGACTCCCTGGTGTTTGGAGCAAAGTGTCTGTTGAAGAATTTCTACAACGATAAGGTGTTTGAGCTGTATACTCTGGATAGGATCAGGAGAGAGTTGGGGATTGGGAGAAAACAGCTGGCGTTAATAGCAATCATTTGTGGATGTGACTACACAACCGGGGTTAAAGGCATAGGAATTGTTAATGCCCTGGAAGTTATTAAAGCATATCCAACGTTTGATGATCTCTACGACTTTAGGGACTGGGCAACTAATGACTGTAATTTAAAGAGTGCAGTAGCGGATGAATGCCCTATTAGGAAATCTTATAAAATAGCACATATAAATTACAGAGTTAATTGGACCTTTAGCCCTGATTTCCCAAATAGAGAAGCCTATAACATGTTCCTAAACCCGTCAGTTACTGACAACTATAAGCTACAGTGGAGTCAACCGAAGATGGAGTCATTGACAAGTTTTATGGATAGAAGGTCAGTTTTACCTCTGGATCAAGTTAAAGAGTGTTTGAAGATTCTATCAATAAGGAAATCGCAGCAGTTTATCATGGAGGATATTATGCCCGAAATTAGGGCGAAACCATTTGTAAAGAGTGCACTAAAGAATTACAGGAAAACACTAAACACTAATTTGTCAGCGTTTAGGAAGGTAGTTTCAGATATCAGAAGCAAGTCTAAGTTCAATATTAACACGAATATGGTTTATGAACGCAACCACACATTGTCGAAAATCAGATCAAAAAGAATGAAAGATTCAATCAAAGTAATCAGAAGGCGAGGTTGTaagaattattttaatgattaa
- the trm10 gene encoding tRNA (Guanine-1)-methyltransferase family protein: MENTDTLQGSNPNVLKRLPRSQKKRLKREKKRLARRLKRPEVKKRRKSIMRSERENLLSSLSPDERELYITNLRRTNYEKAVELNNFLEKSYKEGLPICIDCSFGEDMNSKEIRSLAKQISLCYNLIKKYKIPIRLTLTSFSQSSSIYEDCQLFGFNNWKVHVHDCGFWELFDKDKIIVLSPDATECLEELSNDKVYVIGGLVDTNVKKNKLLNKAISHNISAKCLPIKKYVPNCKKTVLNVSTVFEILCLRLSSFSWEESLTKCLPSRSL, from the exons ATGGAAAATACTGATACTTTACAAGGGTCAAATCCCAACGTTCTCAAGAGGTTGCCTCGAAGTCAGAAAAAGCGTCTAAAGAGGGAGAAGAAACGTTTAGCTCGCAGACTAAAGAGGCCAGAAGTAAAAAAGAGGAGGAAATCAATTATGCGTTCCGAGCGTGAAAACCTATTATCATCACTTTCTCCAG ATGAACGGGAGTTATACATAACTAATCTGAGAAGAACAAATTATGAGAAGGCAGTCGAACTGAACAATTTTCTTGAAAAGTCATACAAAGAGGGCCTTCCTATTTGCATAGATTGTAGTTTTGGAGAGGACATGAATTCAAAG GAAATCAGGAGCCTTGCTAAACAAATATCACTTTGCTACAACCTAATCaagaaatataaaatacct ATAAGGCTAACGTTGACGAGTTTTTCACAATCTTCATCTATTTATGAAGATTGCCAGCTTTTCGGTTTTAATAACTGGAAG GTGCACGTTCATGATTGTGGATTTTGGGAACTTTTTGATAAGGATAAGATTATTGTTCTCTCTCCGGATGCCACTGAG TGTTTGGAGGAATTGTCAAATGATAAGGTTTATGTTATTGGAGGACTGGTCGACACTAACGTTAAAAAG AACAAGCTATTGAACAAGGCGATTTCTCATAATATCAGTGCCAAATGCCTTCCAATCAAG AAATATGTTCCAAATTGCAAGAAAACAGTCCTAAATGTGTCAACAGTTTTTGAAATTCTTTGCTTAAGGCTTAGTAGCTTCTCTTGGGAAGAATCCCTTACTAAGTGTTTGCCATCAAGATCTCTTTAA
- a CDS encoding Tim10/DDP family zinc finger family protein yields the protein MSDTTAPQADLNTALNLLVLTMLNEQVKKVCFNKCFPSKFDDKLNKNEQICIAKCMDRMYEAHTILSQAVSEASKNITNSQQ from the exons atgtCAGATACAACAGCTCCGCAAGCTGATTTAAATACAGCGCTAAACCTTCTAGTTCTTACTATGCTCAATGAG CAAGTGAAGAAAGTATGTTTTAACAAGTGTTTCCCATCAAAATTCGAcgataaattaaataaaaacgAGCAGATTTGCATCGCAAAGTGCATGGATAGAAT GTACGAGGCTCACACAATACTATCGCAGGCTGTTTCAGAAGCATCTAAGAATATCACAAATTCTCAGCagtaa
- a CDS encoding Zinc-finger double-stranded RNA-binding family protein → MYKTAYLFSSIIHIPNSLEEESETSNKKDESDSNKEKNDVDDENNNTDGPIRTHPGNKVSYCVHCKGKTFLNQESVDKHLSSKNHLKNVKKTKKNNEKAEEARKRFIERMDKIDKRIWKHMKLC, encoded by the exons atgtataaaaCGGCCTATTTGTTCAGTTCAATTATCCATATACCTAATAGTCTTGAAGAAGAGTCTGAAACCTCGAATAAAAAGGATGAATCAGACTCAAATAAAGAAAAAAACGATGttgatgatgaaaataataatacag ATGGTCCAATTCGCACTCATCCAGGAAATAAGGTTTCATACTGTGTACACTGTAAAGggaaaacatttttaaatcaagAGTCAGTGGATAAACATCTAAGTAGTAAG AATCATCTAAAAAACGTGAAGAAAACTAAAAAGAATAACGAGAAGGCGGAAGAGGCAAGAAAGAGATTCATCGAAAGGATGGATAAGATCGATAAAAGGATATGGAAACACATGAAATTGTGCTAA